Genomic DNA from Patescibacteria group bacterium:
GAATTAAAGTTATTGACAATAAAATTGAAACCATAAAAATAAGGGGGCAAGAAATTAGAATTGTTGGGTTGGCTGATTTAGAAACGAGAAAACCTGATTATAACTTATTAAAAAATCTTAGCCGCGATGATATTAACATAATTCTTGAACACAATCCGGATGCGGCTTATGAATTTCCGTCTTATAATATGAATTTGGTTGTCTGCGGGCATACCCACGGCGGACAAATTCGGATTTACCCTTTTTATAAATACGCTTATAAATATATTGCCAGAATGACCCATGATTTTGACAAGGGCTTGAGGGAATTCAGAGGCACAAAAGTCTTTATTACCACCGGCATAGGTTTGGGCGGTCTGCCCTTCCGCTTTTTAATGCCGCCGGTGATTGATATTTTAGAAATAGAATGACATCCCTGTCATTGCGAGGACCCCGCCGAGGCGGGGGACGAAGCAATCTTTGGTCCAAAAGCACGAAGTCTGATTTTATTAAATGGCTATAATTAACATCCACCGAGGTAACATAATATTTTTTAATTTTTTTACTATTTCCAGCTGTCCAGAGATTGCTTCGTCCCGCCTGCTGGCAGGACTCGCAATGACAAATAAATATGCCTAAAAAAGAAAGATTTAAAGTATATTCAGCTATTTATCTTGTTCTCATCAGAGATGAGCAAATATTACTGCAAAGGCGGTATAATACTGGCTATCAAGATGGTAACTATGGTTTAGTGGCTGGCCATCTTGAAAGGGGCGAAACAACTAAACAATGCTTAACCCGTGAAACTAAAGAAGAAGCTAACATTGTCTTAAGCCCGGAAGATCTCGAGGTAATTCACGTTATGCACCGGCTTACACCTGTGAGAGAATATTTTGACATTTTTCTGCGCGCCCAAAAATGGGCTGGTGATATTACGAACATGGAGCCGAATAAATGCGACGATCTTAAATGGCATAAACTTAATGACCTACCAGAAAATATGGTGCCGGAAGTAAAATTTGCCCTTGAGAACATTGGCAAAAATATATATTATAGCGAGTTCGGCTGGCCGGCTTAAAACGATATACTATATAATATTATTCGTATATTCGTATTGATTTGTAATTCGTAGAGAAAAAATATGAAAAAACTAAAAATCGCTTTGCTTTCCGGCGGTTGGGGAGGGGAGAGGGAAGTCTCCTTAAAAACCGGGGAACAAATTTACAAAGCGCTTGATAAAAAAAAATATCAAATTTTTAGATATGACCCAAAAAATAATTTGGGGAAATTTTTTAGCGACGCCTTAAAGAAAAAGTTTGATTTAGTATTTCCGGCTCTGCACGGCCCGTTTGGCGAAGACGGAAAATTGCAAGGTCTGCTTGATATACTCAATATTCCTTATTTATTTTCCGGCTGCCTATCAAGCGCCTTGGCTATGAATAAATATAAAACCAAGGTAATCATAGAAAAAGAGGGGATAGAAATGGCTCCTGATGTTTTAATCAGAAAAAATGAAAAATATAATTTAAATAAAATTATAAAAAAATTATCCCTGCCCATTGTTGTTAAGCCGTCTGAACTTGGCTCATCCGTCGGCATGTCAATTGCCAAAAATAAAAAAGAACTGAAGAAGGGGATTGAAACCGCTTTTCGATACGACAGAGAAGCGCTTTTGGAAGAATTTATAAAGGGGCGGGAATTAACCGTGCCGGTTATGGGTAATAATCCGGCTCGCGCCCTGCCCGTAATCGAAATCATACCGCGCGTTTCCGCCTGGTTTGATTATAAGGCCAAATACGAGGTCGGAGGCAGCGAAGAAGTGTGTCCGGCTAAAATTCCCGCCAAAATCAAGACAAAAGCACGGGGGCAGGCCCTGGCCGCTTATAAAGCCATTGGCTGCAAAGATCTGGCTCGAGCGGATTTTATTTGGCAAAAGGGGAGTGATAAGCTTTATTTTTTAGAAATAAATACTATCCCGGGCATGACCGCCACTTCTTTAGTCCCGCAATCGGCCAACGCCGCCGGCCTGCCTTTCAGCCAATTCTTAGATAAACTAATAAGTGGCGCCATCTCCAAAAGGGCTTAAACCCTTTAACGACCCCTTAATCCGGATTCTGCCTACGGACTTGAACATTCCTGCCATAATCCGAATGCCTGTTTTGCCTTCGGCAGCCCTGCTACAAATAGGGCACATGCGAATTATGCTCCGAATGCTAATTCGCGGCATTCGCATTAATTCAAAGTTCGTGAAGATAAGCACAGTAGAATTCGAATTAATGGTTCATCTAAACAAAGCAACCAGTTTAATCTCGTTGAACATATGTATAAGAGGAGGAAAAAAATTGATTATCAAAGTAAAAATCTGTCCAATCCATTTTTTCATCACCGGCGGAAGAAAAAAATAAATTTTTCCATCGGCTGGTCGGGCAAAAAAAAATTAACGGTTTTCTTGATTTTACTATTGGCAGGCGGGCTGATTTGGCTTATTTTTTCCTCGGCTGTTTTTTCAATCAACAATGTGATTGTCAGGGGGGCAATAAGGATTCCGCCGAGAGAAATTGAAAACCTGGCCTGGCAACAAATTCGAGAAAAAAAATTCGTATTTCTTCCTCAAAATAATATCTTCGTTTTCGGAAAAAAAGAGATGGAAGAAAAATTAGGAGAAAGCTACTCTTTTGAAAAACTCACAATCAACAAAAATCTTCCCCACACCCTAATCATAGACGTCCAAGAAAAATCATACGCTTTTATCTGGTGCGAGGAGGAAAAATATTATTACGCCGATATTGACGGCTACTTGATAAACGAGACAAACCCCCTGGAGATTAAACAAAAAAAATACCCAATTATCCAAAATCAGGGCGAAAGAAAAATAATAAATGATTTCGCCGGAGGGCTGGGGAAAATTGATGTTGATGATAATTACATAAACTACATAATAGGCCTTTCCCGCCGGTTTCCTGGTGAAAAAAAAGAAGAAGGGGATGAAGCTGAAACTTCCGACAGTTTAATCGTTGAAAAATTTATATTGGACGGGGAAATTAATACCGTAAAAATGTCTTTGGCGGATGGGCCAACCATATATTTTAATACTAACGAGGATCAAGAAAAACAAATAAGGAAATTAATGGCCATAAAGGAAGAAACTTTAAAAAACGATTTTAAAAATAAAAACTATATAGACTTAAGGCACGGAGACAGGGTTTATTAT
This window encodes:
- a CDS encoding NUDIX domain-containing protein, coding for MPKKERFKVYSAIYLVLIRDEQILLQRRYNTGYQDGNYGLVAGHLERGETTKQCLTRETKEEANIVLSPEDLEVIHVMHRLTPVREYFDIFLRAQKWAGDITNMEPNKCDDLKWHKLNDLPENMVPEVKFALENIGKNIYYSEFGWPA
- a CDS encoding D-alanine--D-alanine ligase translates to MKKLKIALLSGGWGGEREVSLKTGEQIYKALDKKKYQIFRYDPKNNLGKFFSDALKKKFDLVFPALHGPFGEDGKLQGLLDILNIPYLFSGCLSSALAMNKYKTKVIIEKEGIEMAPDVLIRKNEKYNLNKIIKKLSLPIVVKPSELGSSVGMSIAKNKKELKKGIETAFRYDREALLEEFIKGRELTVPVMGNNPARALPVIEIIPRVSAWFDYKAKYEVGGSEEVCPAKIPAKIKTKARGQALAAYKAIGCKDLARADFIWQKGSDKLYFLEINTIPGMTATSLVPQSANAAGLPFSQFLDKLISGAISKRA